The window GGCGGTGAGCTGGGTGAGGGTGGCGGTCTCCCGCTGGGTGATGCCGACTCCGTCGGCATCGACGATCATCCAGCGGCGGTCAGCGGCCAGGCCCCATGGTTCGACGACGGCTTCGTCGTGGTCAAGGCGGTGACAGCCCTTGACCGGGTACGTATGGAGGGAGCTGATCCGCATGCCGCAAGCCTGCCACAGCGGCGCTGACCCGCAGCTGAATGGAGATCAGCCGATGCAGCCGGCGCGGGCGCCGAAGTGATCGCCCGCCCGGAAGTCCCCGGAGCCGGATTTCCGCCCGCCCGGACCGCCTCCGCGCTGGGTTCCGCATGTCGGACCACCCCGGCGTCGGGTTTCCGCATGCCCGGTGAGGCGTTGAACGGACACGAAGTCTGGTTTTCTGAAAGATATTATGCATAAGCTGCTGGGGTGAATGACGGAGCGGTCAAAGCGGCCGGGCGGGTGCTGGATCTCTTCCAGGGCGCACGCCTCACCCCCACCCAGCGGCGCATCGCGCACAGCCTGGTCGAGCACGCGGCGAAGGCGGCCTACCTGTCCGCCGCCGAGGTGGCCGAGCTCGCCGGGGTGAGTCAGCCGTCGGTGACCCGGTTCGCGATGGCGCTCGGTTACTCCGGGTATCCGGCGTTGCGGCGGGAGCTGCGGGTCCGCACCGACGACGCGCCGGCCGAGCCGGCGGCGCGCAACGCGATGCAGCGCGCGGTGCACGCCGAGACCGAGCACCTGCGGCGGCTCGAGGAGCAACTTCACGACCCCGAGGACGCACGCCGGGCGGCCGCCCTCCTGATCGGGAGCCGCCCGCTGCCGGTCCTCGGCGTGCGGGCCGCGGCGCCACTGGCCGCGTATTTCGGGTACTTCGCGGCCAAGGTGTTCCCCGGCGTGCGGGTGCTCGACGGCGGCGGGACCAGTCTGCTGGACCGGCTCGATCAGGCCCGCGCGGACGGCGCCGGTGCGATGCTGGCCATCGTGCTCCCCCGCTATCCGCGTGAGTCGGTGGAGGCCGTCCGCGAGGCACGGGCGGCCGGGTTGTCGGTGGTCGCGATCACCGACTCGGCGGTCAGCCCGGTGGCCGAGCACGCCGACGTGGTGCTGCCCGCCGCGGTCGGCACCCAGCTCGTGTTCGACCTGCACACCGGCCCGATGGCGATGGCCATGGTGCTGCTGCAGGCGATGTGCGACGCGGCCCCGGAGCCGGTGCAGCAGCGGCTCGAGGAGTTCGAGGCCGCCGCCGCCCGGCGGCACATTTTTCTCGCGTAGAGCGTGTAGGAGGAGACGAGGATGTCCGAGATCCGGGCGCCGCGCGGTACGGCGTACACCGCACAGGGTTGGCCGCAAGAGGCCGCCAAGCGGATGCTGATGAACAACCTCGACCCGGACGTGGCCGAAAGGCCGCAGGATCTGGTCGTCTACGGCGGTACCGGTAAGGCGGCGCGGGACTGGCCGTCGTTCCACGCGATCGTGCGTGAGCTGGACGCGCTGAAGGGCGACGAGACGCTGCTCGTGCAGTCCGGTAAGCCGGTCGGTGTGCTGCGCACCCACGAGTGGGCGCCGCGGGTGCTGATCGCGAACTCGAACCTGGTCGGCGACTGGGCGACCTGGCCGGAGTTCCGCCGGCTGGAGCAGCTGGGCCTGACCATGTACGGCCAGATGACCGCCGGCTCGTGGATCTACATCGGCACGCAAGGCATCCTCCAGGGCACCTACGAGACGTTCGCCGCGGTGGCCGCCAAGAAGTACGGCGGTGACCTGGCCGGGACGCTGACCCTGACCGGCGGCTGTGGCGGCATGGGTGGCGCGCAGCCGCTCGCGGTGACCATGAACGGCGGCGTCTGCCTGATCGTGGACGTGGACCGGACCCGGCTTCAGCGTCGTGTCGACACCCGCTACCTGGACGTGATCGCCGATTCGCTGGACGAGGCGGTGTCGATCGCGCTGAAGGCCAAGGCGGAGCGCAAGGCCCTGTCGGTGGGTGTGGTCGGCAACGCCGCCGAGGTCTTCCCGACCCTGCTGGCGAACGGTGTCGCGATCGACATCGTCACCGACCAGACCAGCGCGCACGACCCGCTCAGCTACCTGCCGATCGGTGTCGAGCCGGCCGACATGGCCGAGTACGCGCGGACCAAGCCGGAGGAGTTCACCGATCGGTCCCGGGTCAGCATGGCCAAGCAGGTCGAGGCGATGGTCGGGTTCCAGGACGCCGGGGCCGAGGTGTTCGACTACGGCAACTCGATCCGTGGCGAGGCGAAACTCGCCGGGTACGAGCGGGCCTTCGACTTCCCCGGGTTCGTGCCGGCGTACGTCAGGCCGTTGTTCGCCGAGGGCAAGGGCCCGTTCCGGTGGGCGGCGCTCTCCGGTGACCCGGCCGACATCGCCGCCACCGACCGGGCCGTGCTCGACCTGTTCCCGGACAACGACCCGCTGGCCCGGTGGATCCGGATGGCCGGTGAACGGGTCGCCTTCCAGGGGCTGCCGTCGCGGATCTGCTGGCTCGGTTACGGCGAGCGGGACAAGGCCGGTGTCCGGTTCAACGACATGGTGGCGCGTGGTGAGGTGAGCGCGCCGATCGTGATCGGCCGGGATCACCTGGACGCCGGTTCGGTGGCGTCGCCCTACCGGGAGACCGAGGCGATGCTCGACGGCTCCGACGCGATCGCCGACTGGCCGCTGCTGAACGCGCTGGTCAACACCGCGTCCGGGGCGAGCTGGGTGTCGATTCACCACGGCGGTGGGGTGGGTATCGGGCGCAGCATCCACGCCGGGCAGGTGTGTGTCGCCGACGGCACCGCGCTGGCCGGGCAGAAGATCGAGCGGGTCCTGACCAACGACCCGGCGATGGGCGTACTGCGGCATGTGGACGCCGGATACGAGTCGCACTCGGCCGGTGGCGTGCAGATCCCGATGGCGCGATGAGCGAGTTCGGTCGTCACTCATGGCCGGGCCCTAGCGCATCGGCGGTGGCCGCATGAGCGAGTTCGTCAAACTCTGGGCGGAGATCGCGCCGATCGGGCGGGCCGACAGCGGTGGTTATCTGCGGTTCGCCCTGACCGAGCCGGAGCTGACGCTGCGCGACTGGTTCCGTGGGCAGGCCGCTCAGCGGGACATGACGGTCACCGAGGACGGCAACGGCAACCTGTTCGCGTGGCGTGGTGAGCCGTGGGCGCCGGGAACCGTGCTGACCGGGTCGCATTTCGACTCGGTGCCGCACGGGGGCGGTTATGACGGGCCGTTGGGGATCGTCAGCGCGTTCCTCGCCGTGGACCGGTTGCCGGCGGACCGGAAGATCGGGATCGCGGCCTTCGTCGAGGAGGAGGGCGGGCGTTTCGGCGTACCGTGCCTGGGGTCCCGGCTGTTGACCGGGGTGATGGACCCGGTGAAGGCGGCCGCGTTGACGGACCGGGACGGTGTCTCCTTCGGTGAGGCGCTGGGCGCGGTCCCGACCGGCGCGGATCAGCGGATCGGGCAGATGGCCGCGGTCGTCGAGCTGCACATCGAACAGGGTGTCGCGTTGCGGCGGCCGGTCGGGGTGGCCAGCGCGATCTGGCCGCACGGCCGCTGGCGGA of the Actinoplanes sichuanensis genome contains:
- the hutU gene encoding urocanate hydratase — protein: MSEIRAPRGTAYTAQGWPQEAAKRMLMNNLDPDVAERPQDLVVYGGTGKAARDWPSFHAIVRELDALKGDETLLVQSGKPVGVLRTHEWAPRVLIANSNLVGDWATWPEFRRLEQLGLTMYGQMTAGSWIYIGTQGILQGTYETFAAVAAKKYGGDLAGTLTLTGGCGGMGGAQPLAVTMNGGVCLIVDVDRTRLQRRVDTRYLDVIADSLDEAVSIALKAKAERKALSVGVVGNAAEVFPTLLANGVAIDIVTDQTSAHDPLSYLPIGVEPADMAEYARTKPEEFTDRSRVSMAKQVEAMVGFQDAGAEVFDYGNSIRGEAKLAGYERAFDFPGFVPAYVRPLFAEGKGPFRWAALSGDPADIAATDRAVLDLFPDNDPLARWIRMAGERVAFQGLPSRICWLGYGERDKAGVRFNDMVARGEVSAPIVIGRDHLDAGSVASPYRETEAMLDGSDAIADWPLLNALVNTASGASWVSIHHGGGVGIGRSIHAGQVCVADGTALAGQKIERVLTNDPAMGVLRHVDAGYESHSAGGVQIPMAR
- a CDS encoding MurR/RpiR family transcriptional regulator yields the protein MNDGAVKAAGRVLDLFQGARLTPTQRRIAHSLVEHAAKAAYLSAAEVAELAGVSQPSVTRFAMALGYSGYPALRRELRVRTDDAPAEPAARNAMQRAVHAETEHLRRLEEQLHDPEDARRAAALLIGSRPLPVLGVRAAAPLAAYFGYFAAKVFPGVRVLDGGGTSLLDRLDQARADGAGAMLAIVLPRYPRESVEAVREARAAGLSVVAITDSAVSPVAEHADVVLPAAVGTQLVFDLHTGPMAMAMVLLQAMCDAAPEPVQQRLEEFEAAAARRHIFLA
- a CDS encoding allantoate amidohydrolase, producing the protein MSEFVKLWAEIAPIGRADSGGYLRFALTEPELTLRDWFRGQAAQRDMTVTEDGNGNLFAWRGEPWAPGTVLTGSHFDSVPHGGGYDGPLGIVSAFLAVDRLPADRKIGIAAFVEEEGGRFGVPCLGSRLLTGVMDPVKAAALTDRDGVSFGEALGAVPTGADQRIGQMAAVVELHIEQGVALRRPVGVASAIWPHGRWRMDFVGVGDHAGTTRMTDRHDPMLTFAHTVLAANEEARLSGAHATVGRVQVEPNATNAIPSLVRGWLDARAADTATLDHLVDTVLKTATERAGRDGTTLSVTPESVTAEVSFDTTLAARLSALLDDAPILPTGAGHDAGVLSAHVPTAMLFVRNPTGVSHSPAEHASDADCEAGVEALARVLEDLS